Proteins from one Belonocnema kinseyi isolate 2016_QV_RU_SX_M_011 chromosome 8, B_treatae_v1, whole genome shotgun sequence genomic window:
- the LOC117178267 gene encoding uncharacterized protein LOC117178267 — protein MATNQAQFTHNIYKNDPILFKSYINKNVHILTEDDSVQTGLLYTIDPVSESIVLIQPEDSNYQMKIILGHAVKNIEVSSDPETIIPELFSAPSVQISKSVISERRNTIKKILLENRFPVTEDNGIIRIEDALSIEPPYELDNFICDNTIVLDRIQKILSSVIK, from the exons atGGCTACAAATCAAGCACAGTTCACTcacaatatttacaaaaatgatccCATACTCTTCAAAagttacataaataaaaatgtccACATATTAACTGAGGATGATAGTGTGCAAACTGGATTATTATACACCATTGATCCGGTATCTGAGAG CATAGTTCTAATTCAGCCTGAAGATTcgaattatcaaatgaaaataattctaggACACGCCGTAAAAAACATAGAAGTATCTTCCGATCCAGAAACAATCATACCTGAATTATTTTCTGCGCCATCcgtacaaatttcaaaatcagtCATCTCTGAAAGAAGAAATACGATAAAGAAAATACTTCTCGAAAATCGATTCCCAGTCACAGAAGACAACGGAATTATACGAATCGAGGACGCACTTTCCATAGAACCACCATATGAATTGGATAACTTCATTTGTGATAACACTATTGTTTTAgatagaatacaaaaaattttgtcttctgtaattaaataa